From the Canis lupus baileyi chromosome 37, mCanLup2.hap1, whole genome shotgun sequence genome, one window contains:
- the PXDC1 gene encoding PX domain-containing protein 1 isoform X3 has product MASAVFEGTSLVNMFVRGCWVNGVRRLIVGRRGDEEDFFEIRTEWSDRSVLYLHRSLADLGRLWQRLRDAFPEDRPELARAPLRQGLVAIKDAHDIETRLNEVEKLLKTIISMPCKYSRSEVVLTFFERSPLDQVLKNDNVHKIQPSFQSPVKISEIMRSNGFCLANTETIVIDHSIPNGKDQHLGVDPTEHLRRRGLGS; this is encoded by the exons ATGGCCTCGGCGGTGTTCGAGGGCACGTCGCTCGTGAACATGTTCGTGCGCGGCTGCTGGGTGAACGGCGTCCGCAGGCTCATCGTGGGCCGGCGCGGCGACGAGGAGGACTTCTTCGAGATCCGCACCGAGTGGTCGGACCGCAGCGTGCTGTACCTGCACCGCAGCCTCGCCGACCTGGGCCGCCTGTGGCAGCGCCTCCGCGACGCCTTCCCCGAGGACCGGCCCGAGCTAGCGCGCGCGCCGCTGCGCCAAG GACTGGTTGCCATAAAGGATGCCCACGATATAGAGACCAGGCTTAACGAGGTGGAGAAGTTGCTCAAGACCATCATAAGCATGCCGTGCAAA TATTCTAGGTCAGAAGTTGTGCTCACCTTCTTTGAACGATCTCCTTTGGATCAGGTGTTAAAAAATGACAACGTACATAAAATTCAACCCAGCTTTCAGAGTCCGGTGAAAATCTCAG aaatcaTGAGGTCCAACGGATTTTGCTTAGCAAACACGGAAACCATCGTTATCGACCACAGTATACCAAACGGAAAAGACCAGCACCTGGGTGTGGACCCAACAGAGCATTT aagacGGCGAGGGCTTGGTTCGTAG